In one Halosimplex halophilum genomic region, the following are encoded:
- a CDS encoding DUF4365 domain-containing protein, translated as MKFGMLFSEWIVNSHDEEDFGFDFEIRPTERSESGFYNVKPSGFYAQLKASEEFEGETEISFDMEVDYLLEECLSTTVPVMLALYDRGEDEFYWCILQKYCWDILEENKSNWRDQETVRLKIQRKPLSATFQKHILRTEVKKVQDRIAFRRYIGEIKTVGSPSNAEDLSDNSSTEEYKHQRLDLVRQLLNSGNKSRALSELIEIYNMPGEDRGKLEAIIQLLESREITDPVIAVAQRRFAVEGLYLCEKYEITEYVDSLREKKFRAEDYIDRYFVGARVFDSEADEEAIVLDVEDWLPDEESQMLAAILQYEDGILYDASAGGFGGSRFEFIESGESNYPLDGACDEDKHDFEASNYRELGETDFCIECGLSRQVLAELLDHSLRKSMETKCTNCDDVIPSSMDLDEIGIGIDGEFLCHDCSNQNSVSSQ; from the coding sequence ATGAAGTTTGGGATGCTCTTTTCGGAGTGGATTGTAAATTCGCATGATGAGGAGGATTTTGGTTTTGACTTTGAAATCCGCCCGACGGAGCGATCTGAATCTGGATTCTATAATGTCAAGCCATCGGGTTTTTACGCCCAATTAAAAGCATCTGAAGAGTTTGAGGGGGAGACTGAGATCTCGTTTGATATGGAAGTAGATTATCTATTGGAAGAATGTCTGAGCACAACGGTCCCCGTTATGTTAGCACTCTACGATAGGGGAGAGGATGAATTCTACTGGTGTATCCTTCAGAAATATTGTTGGGATATCTTGGAAGAGAATAAATCAAATTGGCGGGATCAGGAAACAGTGCGACTGAAGATACAGAGGAAACCACTTTCTGCCACTTTTCAAAAACATATCCTCCGGACTGAGGTAAAGAAGGTTCAGGACCGAATCGCATTTCGTAGGTATATCGGTGAAATCAAGACGGTCGGTTCACCGTCAAATGCAGAAGATCTGTCGGATAATAGTTCAACTGAGGAATACAAGCACCAACGATTAGATTTGGTCCGTCAACTCCTGAACTCTGGTAATAAATCCCGAGCACTATCTGAATTAATAGAAATTTATAATATGCCTGGGGAGGACCGAGGTAAACTTGAGGCGATAATTCAACTTCTGGAATCAAGGGAAATCACGGACCCCGTTATTGCAGTTGCACAGCGTCGATTCGCAGTTGAAGGGCTATATCTCTGTGAAAAATACGAAATTACGGAATATGTAGATTCTCTTAGAGAGAAAAAATTCAGGGCTGAGGACTATATTGACCGGTACTTTGTCGGTGCACGGGTGTTTGATTCAGAGGCTGACGAAGAGGCAATTGTGCTTGATGTCGAGGACTGGCTTCCCGATGAAGAGAGCCAAATGTTAGCGGCGATACTCCAATATGAAGATGGGATTCTGTACGATGCATCAGCCGGTGGATTTGGAGGGTCAAGATTTGAGTTCATAGAATCTGGTGAATCCAATTATCCCTTAGACGGAGCTTGTGATGAAGACAAGCATGACTTCGAAGCATCGAATTATAGGGAGCTTGGAGAAACTGATTTTTGTATTGAATGTGGGTTATCGCGGCAGGTTCTTGCAGAATTGTTGGACCACTCTCTAAGAAAAAGCATGGAGACAAAATGTACGAATTGTGACGATGTGATTCCATCGAGTATGGACCTAGATGAGATCGGGATAGGAATTGATGGAGAATTTCTATGCCACGACTGTAGCAATCAAAATTCTGTCTCTAGCCAATAG
- a CDS encoding antitoxin VapB family protein, producing MSKLTIETQADSWRLRCPNGHKVAPTNNHWYCRQCARRWDDEATPEIEEAIDAKTGERLSADAERNTARRTQRIHMSTIRVSEDVKERLRDLKREDESFNDLLDRLSRTEKDVERIAEDLSSIGGEDFEEDMQEAHDELNESLEERIGR from the coding sequence ATGTCGAAGTTGACGATTGAGACGCAGGCGGATAGCTGGCGACTCCGCTGTCCGAACGGCCACAAGGTCGCACCGACGAACAATCACTGGTACTGCCGCCAGTGTGCGCGGAGATGGGACGACGAGGCGACGCCGGAGATCGAGGAAGCTATCGACGCGAAAACCGGCGAGCGACTGAGCGCCGACGCCGAAAGAAATACGGCCCGCCGTACACAGCGTATACATATGAGCACGATCAGAGTCAGCGAGGACGTGAAAGAGCGTCTTCGCGACCTCAAACGCGAGGACGAGAGTTTCAACGACTTGCTGGACCGTCTCAGCCGAACGGAGAAAGACGTAGAGCGGATCGCAGAAGACCTGAGCAGCATCGGTGGTGAGGACTTCGAGGAGGATATGCAGGAAGCCCACGATGAGTTGAACGAATCCCTCGAGGAACGGATCGGCCGATGA
- a CDS encoding type II toxin-antitoxin system VapC family toxin translates to MIVLDRDIVAKLAQTDQSVINHLHQYSSEEWTIPSLVAWESYKAQDSRTEMRQTQSTLRSNFDRILDFTDDTALEAAYLDEKFQSQGVNVPPVDLLNLATAHEANGTFVTHNRNDFDKPPLHDLVDVDVVNTD, encoded by the coding sequence ATGATCGTTCTGGACCGGGACATCGTCGCGAAGCTCGCTCAGACGGACCAGTCGGTGATCAACCACCTGCACCAGTACAGCAGCGAAGAGTGGACGATCCCCTCGCTGGTCGCCTGGGAGTCCTACAAGGCACAGGACTCTCGGACCGAGATGCGACAGACGCAGTCGACGCTACGGTCGAATTTCGACCGGATCCTCGACTTCACCGACGACACCGCGCTCGAAGCCGCGTACCTCGACGAGAAGTTCCAGTCCCAGGGCGTGAACGTCCCTCCTGTCGATCTATTGAACCTGGCGACCGCTCACGAGGCGAACGGGACGTTCGTCACTCACAACAGGAACGATTTCGACAAGCCGCCACTGCACGACCTCGTAGATGTAGACGTGGTGAATACAGACTGA
- a CDS encoding aldo/keto reductase, with product MTVPTQTLPSGDELPQVGYGTWNIGGETVKEGVRAALDAGYGHVDTAEGYKNEAEIGEALAEYDREDVFLTSKVLPKNLNYDSVIESCRDSLDRLGTDYLDLYLIHWPNPAISLRETLDAMATLHDEGLVRNVGVSNFSAYQLSCAHHISDVPIAVNQIEFHPWLQRPDLVEYCRETDTVVEAAAPLARTEVFEDEAVQQLADEYDRHPAQIVLKWAVERDIVVLPKSSSPDHVESNLNLFDWSMADEDLETLDGRDRDEPVYDHPARDWSGDVYGINQ from the coding sequence ATGACGGTTCCGACGCAGACGCTACCGAGCGGCGACGAACTCCCGCAGGTCGGGTACGGCACGTGGAACATCGGCGGCGAGACGGTGAAAGAGGGCGTCCGAGCTGCCCTCGACGCCGGCTACGGCCACGTCGACACCGCCGAAGGGTACAAGAACGAAGCCGAGATCGGGGAGGCGCTGGCCGAGTACGACCGCGAGGACGTGTTCCTCACGTCGAAGGTGCTCCCGAAGAACCTCAACTACGACTCGGTGATCGAGTCCTGCCGGGACTCGCTGGACCGGCTGGGCACCGACTACCTCGACCTGTACCTGATCCACTGGCCGAACCCGGCGATCTCGCTGCGGGAGACGCTCGACGCGATGGCGACGCTGCACGACGAGGGGCTCGTCCGGAACGTCGGCGTCTCGAACTTCAGCGCCTACCAGCTGTCCTGCGCCCACCACATCTCGGACGTGCCGATCGCGGTCAACCAGATCGAGTTCCACCCGTGGCTCCAGCGGCCCGACCTCGTCGAGTACTGCCGCGAGACCGACACCGTGGTCGAGGCGGCGGCGCCGCTGGCTCGCACGGAGGTCTTCGAGGACGAGGCCGTCCAGCAGCTGGCCGACGAGTACGACAGGCACCCCGCCCAGATCGTCCTCAAGTGGGCGGTCGAGCGCGACATCGTCGTCCTGCCCAAGTCCTCCTCGCCGGACCACGTCGAGTCGAACCTTAACCTGTTCGACTGGTCGATGGCCGACGAGGACCTGGAGACGCTCGACGGCCGCGACCGCGACGAGCCGGTCTACGACCACCCGGCCCGCGACTGGTCGGGCGACGTGTACGGTATCAACCAGTAG
- a CDS encoding DUF7556 family protein, with protein MSTDMRSVDGRSVAEPEIVATVDEVDGDARFVVADIARDEAWASVPEADACSLDEWR; from the coding sequence ATGAGCACCGATATGCGGTCGGTCGACGGACGATCGGTGGCCGAGCCGGAGATCGTCGCGACGGTCGACGAGGTCGACGGGGACGCCCGGTTCGTCGTCGCCGACATCGCCCGCGACGAGGCGTGGGCCTCGGTTCCCGAAGCCGACGCCTGCTCGCTCGACGAGTGGCGATAG
- a CDS encoding MFS transporter, protein MSGATEDDDGATAGVPWRSRTVQVVLASTALAPLGVPLVSPGLPVLRDEFGVSEPETSLLVSGYFLVGIVLSPFVGVLTDRVGRKPVLVAGLALFGLLGGSMAFAPSFEVVLALRVLQGTGAAAIFITTVTIIGDTFDGPQRNAVLGVNVAVLSAAAALFPVLGGALVTVAWNAPFLAYFAALPVALGVFLVLPESRTRSGDAGTGYLRAAAVEIATPRTLGLFGATLLTELLAFGVVFTAVPFLLERTLTPVLVGVALLATEAVSTVVAAASGRLARRLSSDRLVALGFGCYGLGFVGAWAAATVAGTATALTAAGAGIGLLLPSIDAAVSEGVSAEYRAGAFSLRNSTTFLGRAAGPILFTGLASRPGVGYESLLLAAGAVALATALAVALAAAVSGSAE, encoded by the coding sequence GTGTCCGGAGCCACCGAAGACGACGACGGGGCGACAGCGGGGGTCCCGTGGCGGTCGCGGACGGTCCAGGTCGTGCTCGCGAGCACGGCGCTCGCCCCGCTTGGGGTCCCGCTGGTGAGTCCAGGGTTGCCCGTCCTCCGTGACGAGTTCGGGGTGTCCGAACCCGAGACGAGCCTGCTCGTCAGCGGGTACTTCCTCGTCGGGATCGTCCTCTCGCCGTTCGTCGGCGTCCTGACGGACCGCGTCGGGCGGAAACCCGTCCTCGTCGCCGGCCTCGCCCTGTTCGGCCTCCTCGGGGGGTCGATGGCCTTCGCCCCCTCGTTCGAGGTGGTGCTCGCGCTGCGGGTCCTGCAGGGGACGGGCGCCGCGGCGATCTTCATCACGACGGTCACGATCATCGGCGACACGTTCGACGGCCCGCAGCGCAACGCGGTCCTCGGCGTCAACGTCGCCGTCCTCTCGGCGGCCGCGGCGCTGTTCCCGGTTCTGGGCGGCGCGCTCGTCACGGTCGCCTGGAACGCGCCGTTTCTCGCGTACTTCGCGGCGCTCCCGGTCGCGCTGGGAGTGTTCCTCGTCCTCCCCGAGAGCCGGACGCGGTCAGGGGACGCCGGGACCGGCTACCTGCGCGCGGCCGCGGTGGAGATCGCGACGCCCCGGACGCTCGGGCTCTTCGGCGCGACCCTGCTGACGGAACTGCTCGCGTTCGGCGTCGTGTTCACCGCCGTCCCGTTCCTGCTCGAACGGACGCTCACGCCAGTCCTCGTGGGGGTCGCACTGCTGGCGACCGAAGCGGTGTCGACCGTCGTCGCCGCCGCCAGCGGCCGGCTGGCCCGCCGGCTGTCCAGCGACCGACTCGTCGCGCTCGGGTTCGGCTGCTACGGCCTGGGCTTCGTCGGGGCGTGGGCGGCGGCCACTGTTGCGGGGACCGCGACCGCACTCACCGCGGCCGGTGCCGGGATCGGCCTGTTGCTCCCCTCGATCGACGCCGCCGTCAGCGAAGGGGTGTCGGCCGAGTACCGCGCCGGCGCCTTCAGCCTCCGCAACAGCACGACGTTTCTCGGCCGCGCCGCCGGCCCGATCCTCTTCACCGGACTCGCGAGCCGCCCCGGCGTCGGCTACGAGTCGCTCCTCCTCGCGGCCGGCGCCGTCGCACTCGCGACCGCGCTCGCCGTCGCGCTGGCCGCAGCTGTCTCCGGGTCTGCCGAGTGA
- a CDS encoding DHH family phosphoesterase, producing MSAGITMASMSRYAILGCGSVGHAVAEELVDEGKEVEIIDRDEGRVEALRDQDLDANVADIRDEAVVDAVADCDVVLIMSSDVEANSAAVENIRARGDDHFIVARASDPVSADELTDLGADVVINPSAVIADSALRALETGELEFKARNLAEVIDDTEERMAILVHRSPDPDSIASAAALRDIAASRDVEADIIYEGEIGHQENRAFVNLLGIDLVSRDEVDMDDYDTVALVDYAKGGEPAAGEIDILLDHYEYENEDLDTGFEDVRSNVSATSTILTKYIQELDLNLSQEVATALLYGIRAETLDFKRDTTPADLTAAAYLYPFADHDTLEQVESPSMSPETLDVLAEAIRNREVSGSHLVSNAGFIRDRDALAQAAQHLLNLEGITTTAVFAIADDTIYLAARSKDIRMNIGKVLDDAFGEMGEAKGHSTDAAVEIPLGIFTGIETSEDNRETLLQLTEEAVRKKLFDAMGVDSAGESNGS from the coding sequence ATGAGTGCCGGCATCACGATGGCGTCGATGTCTCGTTACGCCATCCTCGGGTGCGGGAGCGTGGGTCACGCCGTCGCCGAGGAACTCGTCGACGAGGGCAAGGAGGTCGAGATCATCGACCGCGACGAGGGACGCGTCGAGGCGCTGCGCGACCAGGACCTGGACGCCAACGTCGCCGACATCCGCGACGAGGCCGTCGTCGACGCGGTGGCCGACTGCGACGTGGTCCTCATCATGTCCTCCGACGTCGAGGCCAACTCCGCCGCCGTCGAGAACATCCGCGCCCGCGGCGACGACCACTTCATCGTCGCCAGGGCCTCCGACCCCGTCTCCGCCGACGAACTCACGGATCTGGGCGCCGACGTGGTGATCAACCCCTCCGCCGTCATCGCCGACTCCGCGCTGCGCGCCCTGGAGACCGGCGAACTGGAGTTCAAGGCCCGCAACCTCGCCGAGGTCATCGACGACACCGAGGAGCGCATGGCCATCCTCGTCCACCGCAGTCCGGACCCCGATTCGATCGCCTCCGCCGCGGCGCTGCGGGACATCGCCGCCAGCCGCGACGTGGAGGCCGACATCATCTACGAGGGCGAGATCGGCCACCAGGAGAACCGCGCGTTCGTCAACCTGCTGGGCATCGACCTCGTCTCCCGCGACGAGGTCGACATGGACGACTACGACACCGTCGCCCTGGTCGACTACGCGAAGGGCGGCGAGCCCGCCGCCGGCGAGATCGACATCCTCCTCGACCACTACGAGTACGAGAACGAGGACCTGGACACCGGCTTCGAGGACGTGCGCTCGAACGTCTCCGCCACCTCGACCATCCTCACCAAGTACATTCAGGAACTCGATCTGAATCTCAGCCAGGAGGTCGCCACCGCCCTGCTCTACGGCATCCGCGCCGAGACGCTGGACTTCAAGCGCGACACGACCCCCGCCGACCTCACCGCGGCGGCCTACCTCTACCCGTTCGCCGACCACGACACGCTCGAACAGGTCGAGTCGCCGTCGATGTCGCCCGAGACGCTGGACGTGCTCGCCGAGGCGATCCGCAACCGGGAGGTCAGCGGCTCCCACCTCGTCTCCAACGCGGGGTTCATCCGCGACCGCGACGCCCTGGCCCAGGCCGCCCAGCACCTCCTGAACCTCGAAGGCATCACCACGACCGCCGTCTTCGCCATCGCCGACGACACCATCTACCTCGCCGCCCGCTCGAAGGACATCCGCATGAACATCGGGAAGGTGCTCGACGACGCCTTCGGCGAGATGGGCGAGGCGAAGGGCCACTCGACCGACGCCGCCGTCGAGATCCCGCTGGGCATCTTCACCGGCATCGAGACCAGCGAGGACAACCGCGAGACGCTCCTGCAACTGACCGAGGAGGCCGTCCGCAAGAAACTGTTCGACGCGATGGGCGTCGACTCCGCGGGCGAGAGCAACGGCAGCTGA
- a CDS encoding DUF5799 family protein: MSDSDWSDRIVGERMQTDQEFAEKVAASNFSRQQWGLIMTAVEFEIENPDDPESARLVADTSKVESVVPELEKVDQAAGMAAGGGRPDDDAGGILDGVKDALGLGGGGDGIDREQLAAAEEMAQMYAGDLQERLESRGKWEEVCVLARE; this comes from the coding sequence ATGAGCGACAGCGACTGGAGCGACCGGATCGTCGGCGAGCGGATGCAGACCGACCAGGAGTTCGCCGAGAAGGTCGCCGCCTCGAACTTCTCGCGCCAGCAGTGGGGGCTGATCATGACCGCCGTCGAGTTCGAGATCGAGAACCCCGACGACCCCGAGTCGGCCCGCCTGGTGGCGGACACGAGCAAGGTCGAGAGCGTCGTCCCCGAGCTGGAGAAGGTCGACCAGGCCGCGGGGATGGCCGCCGGCGGCGGTCGACCGGACGACGACGCCGGGGGCATCCTCGACGGGGTCAAGGACGCCCTCGGCCTCGGCGGCGGGGGAGACGGTATCGACCGCGAGCAGCTGGCCGCCGCCGAGGAGATGGCGCAGATGTACGCCGGCGACCTCCAGGAGAGGCTCGAATCCCGGGGCAAGTGGGAGGAGGTCTGTGTCCTCGCCCGGGAGTGA
- a CDS encoding DUF7557 family protein, with amino-acid sequence MPTVELDEETIERLDALREDGESYDEIVAELINIYEAEGLTLFTSE; translated from the coding sequence ATGCCGACGGTCGAACTCGACGAGGAGACGATCGAGCGCCTGGACGCACTGCGCGAGGACGGCGAGTCCTACGACGAGATCGTCGCCGAACTCATCAACATCTACGAGGCCGAGGGACTGACGCTGTTCACCAGCGAGTAG
- a CDS encoding isocitrate/isopropylmalate dehydrogenase family protein: MTHEIAVIPGDGIGQEVTPAAVDVLEAVDADFDFVEGEAGDAVEAETGEALPAETRELAADADATLFGAAGETAADVILPLRDVVGSFANVRPARSYPGLDAVQPDTDLVFIRENTEGVYSGIEAEIDDGVRTLTRVITEDASREIAEFGFRYAKQNGFENVTIAHKANVMRETDGLFLETAQEVGDSFDVDYDTALMDALAMHLVMHPEDYGVVICPNLAGDMLSDLAAGLVGGLGLLPSANVGEDNALFEPVHGSAPDIAGEGIANPSAMILSAAMLLDHLDYGDEAAAVREAVEGVLADGPRTPDLGGDASTDEVTAAVVDRL, translated from the coding sequence ATGACTCACGAGATCGCCGTGATCCCCGGCGACGGCATCGGGCAGGAAGTCACACCGGCGGCAGTCGACGTGCTGGAGGCGGTCGACGCCGACTTCGACTTCGTCGAGGGCGAGGCCGGCGACGCGGTGGAGGCGGAGACCGGCGAGGCGCTGCCCGCCGAGACCCGGGAGCTGGCGGCCGACGCCGACGCGACGCTGTTCGGCGCCGCCGGCGAGACGGCCGCCGACGTGATCCTCCCGCTGCGGGACGTGGTCGGCTCGTTCGCCAACGTCCGCCCCGCTCGCTCCTATCCCGGCCTCGACGCCGTCCAGCCGGACACGGACCTCGTCTTCATCCGCGAGAACACCGAGGGCGTCTACTCCGGCATCGAGGCCGAGATCGACGACGGCGTCCGCACGCTGACGCGCGTGATCACCGAGGACGCCTCCCGCGAGATCGCCGAGTTCGGCTTCCGCTACGCGAAACAGAACGGCTTCGAGAACGTCACCATCGCCCACAAGGCCAACGTCATGCGCGAGACGGACGGCCTCTTCCTGGAAACTGCCCAGGAGGTCGGCGACTCGTTCGACGTCGACTACGACACGGCGCTGATGGACGCCCTGGCGATGCACCTCGTCATGCACCCCGAGGACTACGGCGTCGTCATCTGTCCGAACCTCGCAGGGGACATGCTCTCGGACCTCGCTGCCGGGCTGGTCGGCGGGCTGGGCCTGCTCCCGAGCGCGAACGTCGGCGAGGACAACGCGCTGTTCGAACCGGTCCACGGGTCGGCCCCGGACATCGCCGGCGAGGGGATCGCCAACCCCTCCGCGATGATACTCTCGGCGGCGATGCTGCTCGACCACCTCGACTACGGCGACGAGGCGGCCGCCGTCCGCGAGGCCGTCGAGGGCGTCCTCGCCGACGGCCCGCGCACGCCGGACCTGGGCGGCGACGCCTCGACCGACGAGGTGACCGCGGCCGTCGTCGACCGCCTCTGA
- a CDS encoding cyclase family protein encodes MSPLDLTHPLATGMPVYPGTEPVRVEPDATRDADGYRTTRLDLDSHAGTHVDAPAHLTDGSSLDEFPVERFRFDAAAADLRPLEPRERIGRDALRDALTADPDGVDLVAVVTGWDRHWGDDRYFDHPYLSAEAAAWLAAHGCDLGVDTVNPDPTPTERADEGEPDGFPVHERLFDADRLIVENLRGLGRVSGGFELRAYPLRFDGADASPVRAVAYPGDAGRD; translated from the coding sequence GTGTCACCCCTGGACCTCACCCATCCGCTGGCCACCGGGATGCCGGTGTACCCCGGCACGGAGCCCGTGCGGGTCGAGCCCGACGCGACCCGCGACGCGGACGGCTACCGGACGACGCGGCTCGACCTGGACTCCCACGCGGGGACCCACGTCGACGCGCCCGCGCACCTCACGGACGGCTCGTCGCTCGACGAGTTCCCCGTCGAGCGGTTCCGGTTCGACGCCGCCGCGGCCGACCTGCGGCCGCTCGAACCCCGCGAACGGATCGGCCGCGACGCGCTCCGGGACGCGCTGACCGCCGACCCCGACGGGGTGGACCTGGTCGCGGTCGTCACCGGCTGGGACCGCCACTGGGGCGACGACCGGTACTTCGACCACCCGTATCTCTCCGCCGAGGCGGCCGCGTGGCTGGCCGCCCACGGCTGCGATCTGGGCGTCGACACGGTCAACCCGGACCCGACGCCGACCGAGCGCGCGGACGAGGGCGAACCTGACGGATTCCCCGTCCACGAGCGGCTGTTCGACGCCGACCGGCTGATCGTCGAGAACCTCCGCGGGCTCGGGCGGGTGTCCGGGGGGTTCGAACTCCGGGCCTACCCGCTCCGGTTCGACGGGGCCGACGCCTCGCCGGTGCGGGCGGTCGCGTACCCGGGTGACGCCGGCCGCGACTGA